The following nucleotide sequence is from Synergistaceae bacterium.
TCATAACCCAGCTTGACGAGGCTTCCGCGGATGCACTTGCCGCCTTCCCTCGCTTCCCGGAAAACTTCGTATAAATCCGCGACCTCTTGACCGGAGCGCGTTGCCTGTCGCGCAGCCAGAGCTGCCAGGTAATCGTCGATATACGGCTCTAAAATTTCCCTGTAAGAACGGATATATTCCTCGATGTTCATAATATTCGTCATCTGGCTACACTCCGCCCTTGCGGCGATGCCTTTGGGCGTAAGACTCCAGCGCGGCGTTCAGAACGTCTTTGTTGAAGTCGGGCCATAGCGTGTCGGTAAAATAAAGTTCGCTATAGGTCCCCGTCCAAAGCCAGAAATTACTGAGGCGTAATTCCCCACTGGTGCGAATGATCAGGTCCGGCTCCGGCACGTCGGGGAGGTACATATACTCGCTCAGGAGTTCTTCCGTGATTTTGTTGGGCTTGACGCCATCTGTCGCCAGTTTTTTGCAGGCGTCTATAATCTCCTGCCGTCCGCCGTAATCGAGGCAGAGAATGACCTGTATTCCTGTCTCGTTTCGGGTGGTCTCCTCGGCTTCTTCTAAAGCTCTGGCGAGGGAGGCGGGTAATCGATCCCTGCGTCCGGCGATGCGCAGGCGGCCGTGTTTCGCCTTCAGCTCTCCTACTTCCCTCCTGAGATACCATTCGATGATCCGCATCAGGCCAGAGACCTCAATGTTTGATCTACTCCAGTTTTCCGTGGAAAAGGCGTAAACGGAGAGATATTGAACGCCTATGGCGTCGGCGTCTCTAACGGTTTGCTCCAGAGTCTTGGCGCCTTTCCGATGTCCTAGGAGGCGAGGCAGGCCACGTTTTCGCGCCCATCTGCCGTT
It contains:
- the uppS gene encoding di-trans,poly-cis-decaprenylcistransferase is translated as MPEENGKGKNENFPRHVAIIMDGNGRWARKRGLPRLLGHRKGAKTLEQTVRDADAIGVQYLSVYAFSTENWSRSNIEVSGLMRIIEWYLRREVGELKAKHGRLRIAGRRDRLPASLARALEEAEETTRNETGIQVILCLDYGGRQEIIDACKKLATDGVKPNKITEELLSEYMYLPDVPEPDLIIRTSGELRLSNFWLWTGTYSELYFTDTLWPDFNKDVLNAALESYAQRHRRKGGV